The Arachis hypogaea cultivar Tifrunner chromosome 19, arahy.Tifrunner.gnm2.J5K5, whole genome shotgun sequence genome has a window encoding:
- the LOC140182203 gene encoding protein FAR1-RELATED SEQUENCE 4-like, with the protein MAGQAGGYSFMGFSKKDAYNYVDQSKHAKIVDGESNAAIVYLEGKAVADPMSSNNHKQTTIFGFGLVLDESIGSYKWLLENLLEVMCNKMPSVVITDGCDSMKAAIKSVFPEATHRLCAWHMEKNLTVNVKDSGLRQLFKKWLYADMEIEDFEEEWAAAMEDHGLHDTFWFRETNEKRSMWANAYLRNKFCAGFRTTSRCEGINLNVKKFLKSRHSILEMVQNLELLVREYWNNELLAQFRSINGV; encoded by the exons ATGGCTGGCCAGGCGGGTGGTTATTCCTTCATGGGGTTCAGTAAGAAGGATGCATATAACTATGTTGACCAGAGTAAGCATGCCAAGATAGTGGATGGGGAATCTAATGCCGCAATCGTATACCTCGAGGGAAAGGCAGTTGCAGACCCAATGA GTTCAAACAATCATAAACAGACCACAATTTTTGGATTTGGGCTAGTGCTAGATGAGAGCATTGGGTCGTACAAGTGGCTTTTAGAAAATTTGCTAGAAGTGATGTGTAACAAGATGCCTTCGGTTGTTATCACCGATGGTTGTGACTCAATGAAAGCTGCCATAAAGTCAGTTTTTCCAGAGGCAACCCATAGGTTATGCGCGTGGCACATGGAAAAAAATCTCACTGTGAATGTTAAAGATTCTGGGTTGCGTCAACTTTTCAAAAAGTGGTTGTATGCTGATATGGAGATCGAGGATTTTGAAGAAGAGTGGGCAGCAGCTATGGAGGATCATGGTTTGCATGACACCTTTTGGTTTAGGGAAACTAATGAGAAGAGAAGCATGTGGGCCAATGCATACCTTCGCAACAAGTTCTGTGCTGGGTTTCGGACAACTTCTCGGTGTGAAGGGATCAACTTGaatgttaaaaaatttttaaagtcaaGACATAGCATCCTTGAGATGGTACAAAACCTTGAACTGCTTGTGCGAGAGTATTGGAATAACGAACTACTTGCACAATTTAGATCAATAAATGGcgtttga